Genomic DNA from Manihot esculenta cultivar AM560-2 chromosome 15, M.esculenta_v8, whole genome shotgun sequence:
TAAGTTTCTTTCTAACTTACTGTTAATTCtagcaaaataatatcaaaatttttctgtaatatattgaaaaaataaatctcttatatcttatatttattaaaatattaaaaattaaatttaataacaaaatatttttcaatcacattataaattatgaaaaacatTTTTTGAGGCTTACAAACTGCAAACAAATTAGGATTTTCTCCAACCCATTGGCATTTTATGTATTACTAAatgttaataattaaattacatgCAATCAAATATATAATGGGATTCAAACTaacaaactatttttttttatttatatagaaaatatataCTTCGATGACTATCTCCTCATCTTATGAAATATTGAAAGGTTGCTGTTAAATTGCAAAATGTTACTGGATAATATATGTAATTGTTTattgtatataataaaattatatttatttttaaatataaaatttaaattaaaaaactctcatgagtttgcatgagttataaaaaaatattttttttggaaaaataaaGGCAAATCTTATGTATATCACCAAAGTCCAAGgtctaaattataatttattataaaattttcaaattattacAACAAATATGtagttatatttaattatatatataaacgaATTCAAATAAAGTAACTAATATATAATCTCATATTCAACCCAAACTTGTTATAAATACTAATTTATGAAAAAAGTTTCATACTCAGATATGTACTAATAAGTTTCAATCGGATCTAAGTACCTGAAAATATTGATCCATTGCCATCGAAACATCCAAAAGGTAAGTTTTTCATATGAGATGAAGAGTTCAAACATTGACAACCCTATTCTGAAATACCTATATAAGGTGTAAATGATATGAACTCTGTTCTATGAAGTTGAACTTCACGCTAAAAAACATTTGTTAAAAAGAGCACTTATTGGTCTGATCAAAATGTTAAAACCACCAAGTATGCTCAACGAGAAATCAAGATCAATGAAAGAGATATTGATTAGACTTCAGGATCAAAAGGAAGGAGCCAGTTCATATTCAGGAAAATTACCTCCTTTAAACATTGTATCCTGGTGTGAAACATTAAATCATCTAAGTAGAATTCTAAGCTTTTCCTCTTGCTTTATGTCTTTTTGTTCTTCCCTCCCAGCTCGTAGACTTGTTGAATCGATGAGTCACACATGCATCACAATTCAATATCCATCGAATCGAAATAGAAACTACTGAGATCCTCACATCAAATCAACCATCTTTAGAAGTAAGGACTGAGGACTCGAGAGACCTGCAAAAATTACTAAGAGGTCAAGACAAGAAATGTATTTTGCTAATTCACATGATCAAAGCAGCAAGATATCTCAAGAGTTGTACGGCTAGGTGATGGTGAAGAATACAAGAACTACACTAACCAAGAAACGTATTTGTATCCTCCCAACACCGAAAGCAAAAGACCACATGCCAGCTTCAACTAGTGAAAAAGCACTCCCCCAATTCGAGAAGATAAGCGATCCCAAAAATCTTGGATTGCGCTACTCGTAGTCTCAAAGTGACAAATTATATCTCGGTTTTGTCCTCTCAAGGTAACTGTCTCACCAATCATCCATTCTATGCTTTCTTTATCAACTTTACCCAAATCTTCCCTTTGGTGAAGAAATTCAGTCAGTTGGGCTTGCAAGCAATCTATCTTCTTTTCAAAACTATCCATCTTGGAGCGCAGAGTCCTCATGTCTGCCATAATAACCTCTAGTAGGAGGAAAATATCTCCAATTGTCCTTTCTTGACGTTGGCAGTGAAGTTGAGTAACAAGGAGTTGCAAATTCTCAATTTTGTTATGCAAATTATCCAGCTTGGGACTCATTGTCATAGTACTCACGTCTTCCCTCATGCCCTTTACAAGGACGAAAATACCTTCAATCAAACTAGGCTGTTTAGCAACCATTAAGGAAGGAGAAGCAGAGGATGTAGGATTTGACTCGGACATTGAAGTAGTGCCATGTGAAGGCGTTTGTTGGGAAGTTGTTTTGGGAGGAACGGAAGCATCTTGAGATTGATTAATATCAGTATTCCCCTGAGATTGGATTTCTAAACTTGTTTGAACAACAGCTTTATCCTTTTTAAGAAACCAACCCCTGTCCCTTTTGACATACCCCATCTTATGCAAAGTAACCTCATTGTAAATATCTGAGCCCTTCAATTCTACACTCTCCTCTTCCTCAAGAGGAAATTCAAAATGGTTGAAGATAGATGTGAGAATCATGCCATATGGCAAACATGCGTTTTTCTTTTCTGAGCATGCAATCATATGAGCTAACAACAAAAATGGCAGATTGAATGGCTTCCCACGAAGAATATGCCACATAACCAATAAATCCATAGAAGATACATGATTAAAATTCCTTTTTCTAGGTAGAATTATGTGCACTATCATGTGGTGAAGCAATCTCATTTCCAGTTTCAAGTGGCAAGCATTAAGCTTCGTTACTTCAGAAACATCAGGATTGTCAAGAACCATTCTTAGGGCTTCTACTCTACTGACACCAGCATCCTCTACCCATTTATCATTATCATATATCTCACTCCCTAGGTTAGGAATTCCAAGAATTTTCATCAAGGACTCTTGATTTAACCTAATTTCCTTGCCTTTCACAAGGGAAAATATCTGGGTTTTATCAGGATCATATGACAAATTGGCATAAAAATGCTTCACCAACTGTGGATAGAATTTTTGTCTCATGCCCACAATAGGTACCCAATTCATATCCTGGAACCATTTTCCGAATTGAAAGCCTTCTTGTGTAAAGAAATTCAAATCAACAAACCTACCTGGAACAATTTTTACAGAAATAAACCAAGAATGGTACCTATCCAAACAGGATTTGGTGGGAAAACATGGTTCTTCCTGAGATTGAGGTCGCTTTTGACGTTTATTGAGTTCTCTATCGGGCTCCAACTCCTCGGTGGCTGAAGAATTATTTCTCTTTGAAGAGGCTGATCGAGTTTGAGGAGGCATTGAGTCGGATTTTAGGTTAAAGTTTGGAACTTGAGAACTCTTCGAAGAAGTAGGACCCTCTGAAAGAGCGAGGAGAGAAGAGGGCTGGACACGTCTCTATCTAGAAAGCATTTTGATTTTCCAATCCAAAAATCGGAGGAACTATGAGATCAAGGGTTTGGCATTAGCTTTGGAAgtccttaaaaaaattaattaattaaaaatattaaaaattaatttaaacttgtgtttaatatatttaattagtattcataatatatatatatatatatatatatatatattaaaaaaagaaaataatgaaattattaacaaactcattattattttatataataacaataaaagataaaatttaatgttctAGTGAAATtggtatattttaattaaacaaaaataaaatatattaattttaaaagtcttattgcactaagaatttatttaaatagattttaatatttttttaagaataactaaaaaataaaaattaaaaattagtgaAGTGAAAACTTAAAAGTTAATTGatattgattaattaataaattactttaatattttttttcttctaaaagaAAATATGGAGTAATAAAATAGTTAGAATTTTACTTTAATTCGTATATAATGTATACGAAATTGCTAACATAATCTATCAAAGTGATATAATAAGTGCCAGAAAATAAGAAtattctaaaataaataaatattaaaataatattattgataatttaataaaatttattttttttttctgaaatgaaggcttttttattaattacatgagctaaatatgattttaaaaatgtgggataaaataattatgattttaaaattacatgatTATTTTGAAATCGAATGGGCTGAATAGTTTTAGTTTGAGATTGCAAGGCTATTTAAAGATAAGAATTTTAGTCGTTTCATATATTATTTGCAAATTAAATAAACAcatcaaattgaaaattttaatattttgagtTTCCCCTACTTTCGATGCAAGTTTTcctttctgatttttttttattcgatactttcattttttttttaacttaatttcttttttttccttttcattaaaaatgatctacgtcaattgactatcaatgaaaaaaaaatatgttattatCTCTATTAAGAGTTTCAAAAATATTCTGATCGTCACTTATAATTTCTGTATGGTGGAAATATTTCTCATAtataatccaatcaattttcagaatatgcataTTTTTTTGACAGATTTATAGTTGCAATTCTCGGACAGTTATTACATTGAATGATTTAGTTTATAATTACAtgccggacattttattttttatgaaaataaaaattcttaattattgtatgaaatttttttgtaattttttcgtaattttttacatattaatggttgtttctcagtcaatagataaGGATTGGAATGAGAACTTTCGTTAATGTGAAAGAGTTATGAGTCTGTTTCTGTGATTagcttttctttaaattttattgatccgattgtttcggaaggtaatgttcaatggaaatttactagttattatgggttttcggaatcgcaacgacgacatcagtcttgaaattttattcgaattttatctcgtagaaactcTTTTCCGTGACTTTATTCGGGacactttaataatttatactcgaaagatgagaaagaatgaggagtatttttgccaaattatcttatgcagtgGTTTAGACATGCACTTGATGAacatttttgtcaaattatcttatgcagtagtttgattttgaatgattgtaaatttttgttaaactctagaactgatatttttattagataGATTTGTCGTAATACTACTCTAATTGCTTATACTTTGGCTAGAAAATCAATCAGGCataattgtttttttatttgaaatgatatttctctttctttaatatgaaattttattaatactgtAAGtagttttacttttaaaaaaaattaatttaattaatttaatttttaaataaattaattaatagttaaatatttataaaaattaaattaaaaaaattaatttaaattaaattaatctaatttaattagatttcaTTTAGTTagcatttttaataaatatttttttaaaaaattaccttatttttaatatttgcactttaattaaaatattttaatattaattatgatttaatttttttatattattaaaataatataatattgttaactaataattcaatttaattttactcgGACatcaaatttgatttattttatattgttcAACTTGGTTCTatgtgaattaaaaaaaaaacaaaaaatatattttttatatcaaaattaaattaattaaatcttttaaaaattaattcaactgATTTGAACGATTATTTTGATTTCAACTAATTACTGCTTatctaatattaattaatataatttttaaaaaacaaaggaATCAAATTTATAGAGAgacaaaatacaaaattttttccttaattttattttgattaagaaattaaagataagaaattaaataatattatcaattttatttaaaagtaaaatataacaATACTAATGAAGCACTCCAAATTCTCCTTTTGTATGGTCAGTGACAATAcatattttttacaatttataatttaaaaagtttatcaATTTAGGGTGCTTTTAGTATTAgggtttctgttttttttttttaaaaaaaaactaaaaatagtttttaatttttgttatctacttaaaaatagttttttgaaaaatgtttgcataaaaataagttaaaatttttatataaaagtaaaaaaattcaaatatttttttaaaatataatatttaaaaataaattaaggatataaataattttataaagagttatacataaaaataataatgaattatatttatatagtatataatattataataaaaaaattattatttaatattggaaatataaaaaattttatccgtaaggttcaaatcgaaaaaatcgatcgaaccgaattaattttaaaattatgttctgttttttattcaatttggtttgattcgatttttaatttcaaaaattttgattatttcggttcggttcggttttgataaaaaaatcgaaaaaatcaaacggaaccgattagtgataataatatgttattttcaataatatagaaaaattaaattatattaaaattaaaatattttaattaaattttaaaatattaaagataaagtgtaaaaaataaaaaatttattaaaaatcaaaatcgatcaaaccgaactgaatcaaactgaattaaatcgaatcagactgattcggttcgatttagtttctgatcaaaatcagttcgattcagtttttatatatactaaaattttgattttcgatttattcagttcgattcgattttaaaccgaaccgaccgaatgcttacCCCTATCCgttagtcttttaattttaagacgtacattaaaatacttttaaattttaaaaaatctatcgGTTAGTTGCTCCTTTAATTTTAatggttaaatattataaaaataaaaattattatttagttttttatatagaaaactcattaattaatcaattaattttaaaaaatatattaaaatatttttaaaattttaaaaaatctactaattaatcacCCTATTAATTTTAGCGGTTaactattataaattttttttaaaatattctcaatatgaaaaaattaattagttttattttttacagactaactaataaattttcttttattataaaagctaaacagtaaaatatttaataattaaaattaataataaaatatttaataattaaaattaacgaaaagactaattaatatatgtttaatattttaaaaatactttaatatattttttaaaataaaaaattaattaataaattttttcatattatagaaaactaaatagtaaatttttttataaaaatgtctaAAACATTTTCGATATAAagtgattaataaatttttcatattacaaacactaattaaaaaaaataaaaagactaattaatatatattttaaaatttaaaaaatattttaatttatttaaaaaatattaaaaaattaattaataaatttttctatatcataaaaat
This window encodes:
- the LOC110602655 gene encoding uncharacterized protein LOC110602655, yielding MPPQTRSASSKRNNSSATEELEPDRELNKRQKRPQSQEEPCFPTKSCLDRYHSWFISVKIVPGRFVDLNFFTQEGFQFGKWFQDMNWVPIVGMRQKFYPQLVKHFYANLSYDPDKTQIFSLVKGKEIRLNQESLMKILGIPNLGSEIYDNDKWVEDAGVSRVEALRMVLDNPDVSEVTKLNACHLKLEMRLLHHMIVHIILPRKRNFNHVSSMDLLVMWHILRGKPFNLPFLLLAHMIACSEKKNACLPYGMILTSIFNHFEFPLEEEESVELKGSDIYNEVTLHKMGYVKRDRGWFLKKDKAVVQTSLEIQSQGNTDINQSQDASVPPKTTSQQTPSHGTTSMSESNPTSSASPSLMVAKQPSLIEGIFVLVKGMREDVSTMTMSPKLDNLHNKIENLQLLVTQLHCQRQERTIGDIFLLLEVIMADMRTLRSKMDSFEKKIDCLQAQLTEFLHQREDLGKVDKESIEWMIGETVTLRGQNRDIICHFETTSSAIQDFWDRLSSRIGGVLFH